The Chitinophaga caeni genome segment CAATTACTGCTAATCAATCCCTTGATTAGTGTCTTTTTCCCAGCAGGAATGCTATCAAGTGAAAGATTTGAGATATCAAAACGAAGTTTATCACCTGGTAAATCGCCTCTACATGCAACTATCGTAAAAACTGTAATAAAAGTTATTATTATTCTAAAATTCATTCTAATTATGTTTCAGTTTATAATTTAACAGTAAAAAAATGTAGGTTACAGTGTAATATTGATCTGCACGGTAACCTACTCATATTTACTATACTGGATCTGGAGTTGGAGTTCCGTTACCTTGATTACAAACTCCTTTACAATTAGAAGTCCCGAAAAGACCACAGTCTGTTACCTGGGAACAATTTACATTACTTTTCAAACAAAGATTACCCGCAGAACATCCCAAATCGTAAAGACAATTACAATCTTTGGCACCACCACCTCCTGGCATTTCTACGAACAATGGATCTATCGAACCTGCATTTTTTTCATTTGAATTAGATCTGCTATCTACGTTAGTCAAATACCGTAACGAATTCTTTATGCTGAAATCATTCTCATAATAGGGATGCTCTATTAATAATAATAACTGGCCTGATGTGAAATGCTTCTTAAAATAATCCAAATTTTCATTTAAGAATTTTTCTCCTATTGCGGGATTTTCCATTAATTTCTTCATCCCATTGACTTCTAATAATGTTACAATTGATTGGACAATTTTTAATTGTTCAACAGTAAGCCGTTCAGCATCATTTTTTAGAATAGCATACAATTTACTTTTCCAAAGTATTTCTTTTTTATCCGCACTTAAAAAGGAGGAAGCACGTTTAATTCTGCTAACAGGATTTTGTAATAGTATTTCTTGGGTAAATTCACTAAGCTCTTTAGTTTCTAACAGGAATTCTTTGATAATCTTGTTCGTTTACTTGTATCGCCTCCCGCTTACAAGATAAAAGAACTACCAAAAGAAAAACAGGTAGGAATTTGGGTTTCATTAAAATATATTTAAAGGTTAAAGAAACATGGGCCAAACTTTGGTTCTGCGGGTTCACACATTTGATCGACCGAAAATACAAATTAAACTTGACAAGTTTAAGCAATTTTTATATTTCCTATCCCATTTTACAGCGGAGGTGGATACTTCTAAACTTAACTAATTATATAACAAGAAAGTACTACAAATCCTTTCAGCATATCTTCACGATTCATAATAACTTTCCTAACTTCAACACATTGAAATCAGATAAAACAGCATCAAACTCATGCCTTCGACAAAGTGGCAAAAAATAAAACTGTGGTTATATAAAAAAAGGAAATGGGGCATCGTTTTGGCGGTGTTATTGGTTGCTTATTACTTCATCCTGCCTAAAACATTATTTGATAAACCTACTTCATTCGTTGTGGAAGATGCTGATGGAAGACTCCTTTCTGCCAGTATTGCCAGCGATGGACAATGGAGATTCCCCGCGCCGGATTCAATCCCGCAGAAATTTATAGATTGTATCACTACTTACGAAGACAAACGGTTTTATTACCATTGGGGTGTTGATCCCTTAGCCCTGGGCCGTGCCATCAAACAAAACATTTCCGGAGGAAAGGTCGTGAGCGGCGCCAGTACCTTAACGATGCAAGTGATCCGCTTATCCAGGGATCAACCCAGGACTATTTGGCAGAAGTTCATAGAAACCGTTTTGGCCACCCGCTTGGAGTTCTCTTATTCGAAGAAAGAAATATTGAATTTATATGCGAGCAATGCTCCCTTCGGTGGGAACGTGGTAGGCTTGGATGCAGCTGCTTGGCGCTATTACGGACGGAGTCCCTACCAACTCTCTTGGGGAGAGATGGCAACCCTTGCCGTTTTACCTAATAGTCCCTCTCTGGTGCATCCGGGGAAAAATCAAAAAATATTATTACAAAAGAGAAACAGCCTGCTGGAGAAACTTGCAGACAACAGAAATATTGATCCTACCACCTGTAGATTGGCGAAGCTGGAACCGCTACCGGGAGAACCGATCCCGTTACCTCAACTAGCGCCGCACCTGCTGGATAAATTCAGAAAAGACTGGTACCGTCATGGGAAACTTGGAGATACCCGGTTACATAGTACCCTCGATGCTAATTTACAACAGAACATTATACAAGCAGTTGAAAGGCATCATCAAAATTTAAAAGCAAACGGTATTAATAATGCCGCGGTCCTGGTACTGGATCTTGAAACGGGTAATACGCTTGCTTATGTAGGGAATGTTTATCACCCGGAAGATCCTGAGTTACAAAGTCATGTAGACATCATCCAGGCGCCGAGAAGTCCCGGCAGCACCTTGAAACCGTTACTATTTGCCGCGATGTTGAATGATGGATTTATATTACCTAATTCATTATTGGCCGATGTTCCATTAGCCATTGCAGGGTACACACCTCAAAACTTTGACCTGGGCTTCGATGGCGCCGTTCCTGCATCGGAGGCATTATCCCGCTCCTTAAATGTGCCTGCCGTGGGTATGTTAAAACAATACCGTACGGAACGCTTTCAAGCCTTGTTAAAAAAGATGAAGATCACCACCATGCAAAAGCCTGCCAGCCACTACGGGTTAAGTTTAATACTGGGAGGCGGTGAAACGACCCTATGGGAGCTGACGGGCGCATATGCGAGCTTAGGCAGACAATTATTGCATTACAAGGATTTGAATTATCAATATGATGCGGATGATATTCATCCACCCATATACAACCGTGAAGAAAAAGTTATTTCAAATTCTTCGCCCTCAACGCATGGCTTATTAAATGCCAGTTCCATATGGTTTACATTGCAAGCCATGGAAGATGTGATGCGTCCCGGTGAAGAAATGCTTTGGCAACAATTTTCTTCTTCACAGCGGGTAGCATGGAAAACCGGCACCAGCTTCGGCTTCCGGGATGGTTGGGCCATCGGGATGACGCCCCGGTTTGCCATCGGCGTTTGGACCGGTAATGCTGACGGGGAAGGAAGACCGGGATTGATCGGCGTACAAACGGCGGCGCCGATTTTATTTGAAGTGGCAAGGATGATGGATAGCAGGCAATGGTTTAGTAAACCTTCGCAGGATATGGAGAAGATCGCAGTATGTAAGCAATCGGGCTATCAAGCCGGGCCTAATTGCCCCGATGTTGACAGTGTTTTATATCCCAAATCCGGCAGCAAGGTGAAGGCTTGTCCCTATCACCAGTTGATCCATTTAGATGCTACCGGGAAATACCGCGTCACATCTAATTGCGAAGCGCCTTATAATATGCAACATGTATCTTGGTTCGTTTTACCGCCCACGATGGAGTTTTATTACAGGGCCAAGCATCTTTATAAGCCTTTACCTCCTTTTAAACCTGGGTGTGAAACCGGGGGGCAAGCTGGACAAAGCATGGAGATCATCTACCCCAGGGATCAAGCTAAGATTTACGTACCTGTTGAAATCGATGGGAAGCAAGGCGCCACGGTATTTAAAGCCACGCACCGGGATCCGGATGCAGTTATATTCTGGCATTTGGATGATGAATATATCGGCAGTACGACAACCTTTCATCAAATTTCGTTGAATCCAAGCCCGGGAAATCATGTATTATCAATTATTGACGAGTCCGGGGAGCAAGAGATGGTGCGGTTTGAAATTTTGGATAAAAAACGTGGGAAATAATGGTTGATGCCAAGTGTATAACGTGGATACATATCGTAGAGACAAAGCATGCCTTGTCTCTACTCGCACCGGTCAATACCCATATTTATCCTTCCATAACGAACGTAAATATTTCCTCAAATCTTCTTCCCTCGGGTTCTTTCCCGGATCATAAAACTTCGTCCCTTTAATTGCGTCCGGCAAAAATTCTTGCGTAACAAAATTGCCTTGGTAATCATGGGCATATTTATAATCCTTCCCATAACCTTGATCTTTCATCAACTTGGTAGGAGCATTACGGATTTGCATTGGAACCGGCAAATCGCCCGTCTTGGAAACGATGCTTTGCGCGGTGTTAATCGCCATATAGGCAGCATTGCTCTTTGGTGAAGCGGCGAGGTAAGTTACGCATTGGGACAAAATAATCCGGCTTTCCGGGTAACCGATCATGTTCACAGCCTGGAAACAGTTCGTGGCAAGTAATAATGCGTTCGGATTGGCATTTCCAATATCTTCAGAAGC includes the following:
- a CDS encoding bacteriocin fulvocin C-related protein — protein: MIKEFLLETKELSEFTQEILLQNPVSRIKRASSFLSADKKEILWKSKLYAILKNDAERLTVEQLKIVQSIVTLLEVNGMKKLMENPAIGEKFLNENLDYFKKHFTSGQLLLLIEHPYYENDFSIKNSLRYLTNVDSRSNSNEKNAGSIDPLFVEMPGGGGAKDCNCLYDLGCSAGNLCLKSNVNCSQVTDCGLFGTSNCKGVCNQGNGTPTPDPV
- the pbpC gene encoding penicillin-binding protein 1C — protein: MPSTKWQKIKLWLYKKRKWGIVLAVLLVAYYFILPKTLFDKPTSFVVEDADGRLLSASIASDGQWRFPAPDSIPQKFIDCITTYEDKRFYYHWGVDPLALGRAIKQNISGGKVVSGASTLTMQVIRLSRDQPRTIWQKFIETVLATRLEFSYSKKEILNLYASNAPFGGNVVGLDAAAWRYYGRSPYQLSWGEMATLAVLPNSPSLVHPGKNQKILLQKRNSLLEKLADNRNIDPTTCRLAKLEPLPGEPIPLPQLAPHLLDKFRKDWYRHGKLGDTRLHSTLDANLQQNIIQAVERHHQNLKANGINNAAVLVLDLETGNTLAYVGNVYHPEDPELQSHVDIIQAPRSPGSTLKPLLFAAMLNDGFILPNSLLADVPLAIAGYTPQNFDLGFDGAVPASEALSRSLNVPAVGMLKQYRTERFQALLKKMKITTMQKPASHYGLSLILGGGETTLWELTGAYASLGRQLLHYKDLNYQYDADDIHPPIYNREEKVISNSSPSTHGLLNASSIWFTLQAMEDVMRPGEEMLWQQFSSSQRVAWKTGTSFGFRDGWAIGMTPRFAIGVWTGNADGEGRPGLIGVQTAAPILFEVARMMDSRQWFSKPSQDMEKIAVCKQSGYQAGPNCPDVDSVLYPKSGSKVKACPYHQLIHLDATGKYRVTSNCEAPYNMQHVSWFVLPPTMEFYYRAKHLYKPLPPFKPGCETGGQAGQSMEIIYPRDQAKIYVPVEIDGKQGATVFKATHRDPDAVIFWHLDDEYIGSTTTFHQISLNPSPGNHVLSIIDESGEQEMVRFEILDKKRGK